One Oscillospiraceae bacterium genomic window carries:
- a CDS encoding MinD/ParA family protein, with translation MDRITIFVGHYGSGKTEVAVNYAIKLKEEGNDVIIVDLDIVNAYYRTKDNEEMLNKMGIEVISPSYANTNVDIPSLPPDILKVFANKDKKIVFDVGGDDAGAIALGRFFSYFSQENYQMYSVINTKRPLTDNKEDIIIMIRDINLNSRLQIKGLINNTNLSYETNIDDILKGEGIVKDVCEELNLPFIFTSLLSENVSEYKKKSDSKLFPIKKYLNLPWQI, from the coding sequence GTGGACAGAATTACAATATTTGTCGGTCATTACGGAAGCGGTAAAACGGAAGTTGCTGTAAACTATGCAATAAAATTAAAAGAAGAAGGTAACGATGTTATAATAGTTGACTTAGATATCGTTAATGCATATTACAGAACAAAAGATAATGAAGAAATGTTAAATAAAATGGGGATAGAGGTAATTTCTCCATCGTACGCTAATACGAATGTTGATATTCCGTCTTTACCTCCTGATATTTTAAAAGTTTTTGCAAATAAAGATAAAAAAATTGTATTTGATGTTGGTGGCGATGATGCAGGTGCAATTGCTTTAGGACGATTTTTTAGTTATTTTTCACAAGAAAATTACCAAATGTACTCTGTAATAAATACTAAACGACCATTGACGGATAACAAAGAAGATATTATAATAATGATAAGGGACATAAATTTAAATTCCCGATTGCAAATAAAAGGCCTTATCAATAACACCAATTTATCTTATGAAACGAATATTGATGATATATTAAAAGGTGAAGGTATTGTTAAGGATGTATGCGAAGAATTAAATCTGCCTTTTATTTTTACATCTCTTCTTTCGGAGAATGTATCAGAATATAAGAAAAAGTCTGACAGTAAGTTGTTTCCTATAAAGAAATATCTTAACTTGCCATGGCAAATTTAG
- the recN gene encoding DNA repair protein RecN → MLKSLSISNVAVIEHAIIDFERGLNILTGETGAGKSIIIDSLNLILGNRASKEIVRSGEINAKVEALFDIDKNIKTILSEYGIDADDELLISREVNVDGKNSIRINGNLSTLSILKEIGKELINIHGQNDNQDLLNPDKHIKLLDRYAKNNELLSEYKKEFKEAQNINNRINELTIDTYEKERKLSLLTYEMETIENVGLKEGEYEELLDKRKKIVNSKKISDNLSKAYDLIKKGYNGPSCEELLSDSLKTVGEITSFDNELSKIYDKLNDVYYNLYDISDSLRDYMSSFMFDEREIEEIEKRIDEINDLRRRFGADYQSIISYYEKITKEVQEINLTDENLKKLNEELTLKKKNLADLSSKLTSKRTVAGKKLEKEVMMHLAELNMKNSVFEVKITKEDKFAKDGVDKVEFLISANVGMEAGKLAKIASGGELSRVMLGINCALLDTFSVPTMIYDEIDTGVSGRAAQKIAEKLYFVSKNHQVLCVTHLAQIASMADAHYLIEKNVIDNSTKTKVIKMNENEKVNEIARIIGGAKITDNTILSAKDMIVQSCKYKHGEKI, encoded by the coding sequence ATGCTTAAAAGTTTGTCAATAAGTAACGTTGCAGTTATAGAACATGCAATTATAGATTTTGAACGCGGTCTTAATATTTTAACAGGGGAAACAGGTGCCGGAAAATCTATTATAATTGATTCTTTAAATTTAATACTTGGGAACAGAGCTTCAAAGGAAATAGTAAGGTCGGGGGAAATAAATGCTAAAGTTGAAGCATTGTTTGATATTGATAAAAATATTAAAACTATACTTTCAGAGTATGGAATTGACGCTGATGATGAACTTTTAATTTCAAGAGAAGTAAATGTTGACGGGAAAAACAGTATAAGAATAAACGGGAATCTTTCTACTCTTTCAATATTAAAAGAAATCGGAAAAGAACTTATAAACATTCATGGGCAGAATGATAACCAGGATTTATTAAATCCTGATAAACATATAAAGTTACTTGATAGGTATGCAAAAAATAACGAACTTTTATCTGAATACAAAAAAGAATTTAAGGAAGCACAAAATATAAATAACAGAATAAATGAATTGACAATTGATACTTATGAAAAGGAAAGAAAGTTAAGCCTTCTTACATACGAAATGGAAACGATTGAAAATGTAGGATTAAAAGAAGGGGAATATGAAGAACTTCTTGATAAAAGAAAGAAAATAGTAAACAGTAAAAAAATCTCCGATAACCTTTCAAAAGCCTATGACCTTATTAAAAAAGGGTATAATGGGCCCTCCTGTGAAGAACTTCTTTCTGATTCTTTAAAAACAGTAGGTGAGATAACATCTTTTGATAATGAACTTTCAAAAATTTACGATAAACTTAATGATGTTTATTATAATCTTTATGATATTTCGGACAGTCTGAGGGATTATATGTCTTCGTTTATGTTCGATGAAAGAGAGATTGAAGAAATAGAAAAAAGAATAGACGAAATAAATGATTTAAGGCGTAGATTTGGCGCTGACTATCAGTCAATAATTAGTTATTATGAAAAAATAACTAAGGAAGTTCAAGAAATAAATCTTACAGACGAAAATCTTAAAAAATTAAATGAGGAACTTACTTTAAAGAAAAAAAATCTTGCCGACCTTTCTTCTAAACTTACATCTAAAAGAACTGTTGCAGGTAAAAAACTTGAGAAAGAAGTTATGATGCACCTTGCTGAACTTAATATGAAAAATTCGGTTTTTGAAGTTAAGATTACAAAAGAAGATAAATTTGCAAAAGACGGAGTAGATAAAGTAGAATTTTTAATAAGTGCAAATGTCGGTATGGAAGCGGGGAAACTTGCAAAAATTGCATCAGGCGGAGAACTTTCAAGAGTAATGCTTGGAATTAACTGCGCACTTCTTGATACTTTTTCGGTTCCGACAATGATTTATGACGAAATTGATACAGGTGTAAGTGGAAGAGCAGCACAAAAAATAGCAGAAAAACTTTACTTTGTTTCTAAAAACCATCAGGTGCTTTGCGTAACCCATCTTGCTCAGATTGCCTCAATGGCAGACGCTCATTACTTAATTGAAAAAAATGTTATAGATAATTCAACTAAAACCAAAGTTATAAAAATGAATGAAAATGAAAAAGTAAATGAAATTGCACGAATTATAGGCGGAGCAAAAATAACTGATAATACAATTCTTAGTGCAAAGGATATGATTGTGCAGTCTTGTAAATATAAACACGGAGAGAAAATATGA
- a CDS encoding S-layer homology domain-containing protein, translating to MLKKIISISLIITMILSFTTVVFAEGFSDVDEAKYSWAVTQINDMAEKGIINGYPDGTFQPANGITKIEAMLLISRILGINNDVYSDSLDDIYSVYEEELDKLNLQYEKEIAFLIYKGVFALGEIEEMADELKKPLLRYEAAEYLTKVMDANADLSDNETGFSDESSIPASYRAYVKYVKVNGIMQGMTETTFDPSFQVNRAQMAVMLHRVMDKKELLFMEGTYEGIVGKQINVKLSSGTGSYDVSEADFYKNDEICENDDIVIGNKVILVFENATLKRVETVYIAPEVSKTVVGQIKELVLTSVKTVKIENSATDEAEIYSVSPECEVYVDGNISTLSVLRTKDNSRLYINSENIVVRIDVLDASFDFADGVIKEISYDGSRIDILRKDGTMETYYVSDDIVVTRNSKESTLSNLLPGDEVKSCIVRYNKIDKLSVKSEIGSSSGTITELVISKQSSIVVTKNGVPTRYPITNSLKVSLDGKECEIYDLRLDMVAEITTDSGAVSEINVTSVEEVGQISGVVENVNVKRGFIEVKTSDNSLKQVFVTTSTNITQDGAVTAKKTIENIHEGDYVVVVGKSVNGAFDATTIVIVD from the coding sequence GTGTTAAAGAAAATTATTTCAATATCACTGATAATTACTATGATTTTAAGTTTCACAACTGTTGTTTTTGCAGAAGGTTTTTCAGATGTTGATGAAGCAAAATATTCATGGGCTGTAACTCAAATTAACGATATGGCTGAAAAGGGAATAATCAATGGTTATCCTGACGGAACATTCCAACCTGCAAACGGAATTACAAAAATTGAAGCAATGCTTCTTATTTCAAGAATTCTTGGAATAAATAATGATGTATATTCTGATTCATTAGACGATATATATAGTGTATACGAAGAAGAACTTGATAAGTTAAATCTTCAGTATGAAAAAGAAATTGCATTTTTAATATACAAAGGAGTTTTTGCTCTGGGTGAAATAGAAGAAATGGCTGACGAACTTAAAAAGCCATTACTTCGATATGAAGCGGCAGAATACTTAACAAAAGTAATGGATGCAAATGCTGACCTTTCAGATAATGAAACCGGTTTTTCCGATGAAAGCAGTATTCCTGCTTCTTACAGAGCATATGTTAAATATGTAAAAGTTAATGGTATTATGCAGGGTATGACTGAAACTACATTCGACCCTTCATTCCAGGTTAACAGAGCGCAAATGGCAGTTATGTTACATAGAGTTATGGATAAAAAAGAACTTTTATTCATGGAAGGTACATATGAAGGTATTGTAGGAAAACAAATTAATGTTAAACTGTCATCAGGTACAGGAAGTTACGATGTTTCCGAAGCAGATTTTTACAAAAATGATGAAATTTGCGAAAATGATGATATAGTAATCGGAAATAAAGTAATATTGGTATTTGAAAATGCTACATTAAAAAGAGTTGAAACAGTATATATTGCTCCTGAAGTTTCCAAAACTGTTGTAGGGCAGATTAAAGAACTTGTTTTAACATCTGTAAAAACTGTTAAAATAGAAAACAGCGCAACTGATGAAGCGGAAATATATTCAGTATCACCTGAATGTGAAGTTTATGTTGATGGCAATATATCAACATTGTCAGTTTTAAGAACAAAAGATAATTCAAGATTATATATTAATTCAGAAAATATTGTTGTAAGAATTGATGTACTTGATGCAAGTTTTGATTTTGCTGACGGTGTGATTAAGGAAATATCTTATGACGGTTCAAGAATCGATATTTTAAGAAAAGACGGAACTATGGAAACATATTATGTTTCTGACGATATCGTTGTTACAAGAAATTCGAAAGAATCAACTTTATCAAATCTTCTTCCGGGCGATGAAGTAAAATCATGTATCGTAAGATATAATAAAATTGACAAACTTTCTGTAAAGAGTGAAATAGGAAGTTCTTCAGGAACAATTACCGAACTTGTTATCTCTAAACAATCTTCAATTGTTGTTACTAAAAACGGTGTTCCTACAAGATACCCTATAACAAACTCTTTGAAAGTATCTTTAGATGGAAAAGAATGTGAAATTTACGATTTAAGACTTGATATGGTCGCAGAAATTACAACTGACAGCGGAGCAGTTTCTGAAATCAATGTTACATCAGTTGAAGAAGTAGGTCAGATTTCAGGTGTTGTAGAAAATGTAAATGTAAAACGTGGATTTATCGAAGTAAAAACATCTGATAACTCATTAAAACAAGTTTTTGTTACCACTTCAACAAATATAACTCAGGATGGTGCTGTTACTGCTAAAAAAACAATTGAAAATATCCATGAAGGAGATTATGTTGTTGTAGTTGGTAAATCAGTTAACGGAGCATTTGATGCTACCACAATTGTTATTGTTGATTAA
- the vorB gene encoding 3-methyl-2-oxobutanoate dehydrogenase subunit VorB, giving the protein MEKVLMKGNEAIAEAAMRAGCRHFYGYPITPQTEVSAYMAKNMPKVGGLFMQAESEIAAINMVYGSASAGVRAMTSSSSPGISLKAEGISYMAGADLPCVILNIVRGGPGLGGIQPAQSDYFQATKGLAHGDFNLVVLAPSSIQECVDLTMEAFDIADQYRMPVMIMGDGMLGQMMEPVSFGEYKGRNLPQKTWATNGTGLKRKHNVINSLYIDPDTLEKTVIDRDKMYNEIKKTEVKYETYNIEDADIIMVAYGTIGRIVKNAINKAREEGIKVGLIRPITLWPFPEEIINKTADTAKAFISVEMSTGQMVEDVKLAVNGKAKVDFYGRTGGVIPLPDEILAKIKEVWGGIK; this is encoded by the coding sequence ATGGAAAAAGTACTTATGAAAGGTAACGAAGCGATTGCTGAAGCTGCTATGAGAGCAGGTTGCAGGCATTTCTACGGATACCCTATAACACCTCAGACAGAGGTTTCTGCTTATATGGCAAAAAATATGCCTAAAGTGGGCGGACTATTTATGCAGGCAGAAAGTGAAATCGCTGCTATAAATATGGTTTATGGTTCTGCATCAGCAGGTGTACGTGCCATGACATCTTCATCAAGCCCGGGTATCAGTTTAAAAGCCGAAGGTATTTCCTATATGGCAGGTGCTGACTTACCATGTGTAATATTAAATATTGTAAGAGGAGGTCCCGGACTTGGTGGTATTCAGCCTGCACAGTCTGACTATTTCCAGGCAACTAAAGGTCTTGCTCACGGTGACTTTAATCTTGTTGTTCTTGCTCCGTCTTCAATTCAGGAATGTGTTGACTTGACTATGGAAGCATTTGACATAGCCGACCAGTACAGAATGCCTGTTATGATTATGGGTGACGGTATGCTTGGTCAGATGATGGAACCTGTTTCTTTCGGAGAATACAAAGGAAGAAATCTACCCCAAAAAACATGGGCAACAAATGGTACAGGTTTAAAGAGAAAACATAATGTTATTAATTCACTTTACATAGACCCTGATACATTGGAAAAAACAGTTATTGACAGGGATAAAATGTATAATGAAATTAAAAAGACCGAAGTAAAGTATGAAACCTATAATATTGAAGACGCAGATATTATTATGGTTGCTTACGGTACAATAGGAAGAATTGTTAAAAATGCTATTAATAAAGCAAGAGAAGAAGGCATAAAAGTCGGGCTTATAAGACCTATAACATTATGGCCATTCCCTGAAGAAATAATAAATAAAACAGCTGATACTGCTAAAGCATTCATTTCAGTTGAAATGAGTACAGGTCAGATGGTAGAAGATGTTAAACTTGCGGTTAACGGAAAAGCAAAAGTTGACTTTTACGGAAGAACCGGAGGGGTTATTCCACTTCCTGATGAAATTTTAGCAAAAATTAAAGAAGTTTGGGGAGGTATAAAATAA
- the argR gene encoding arginine repressor — protein sequence MKQKRQMAILNLIESEEISTQEELTDKLKKMGFKVTQATVSRDIKELKLIKVHSDKKGNKYSHVSNEISKNNNNSSAKLYTIISEAVSSIDYANNIVIIRTLQGMAQGVAFAIDNLQKEGVMGTIAGDDTIMIVTKTEDNAKKLVSKIKNI from the coding sequence ATGAAACAGAAAAGGCAAATGGCAATTCTTAACTTAATTGAAAGCGAAGAAATTTCAACTCAGGAAGAACTTACCGATAAACTTAAAAAAATGGGTTTTAAAGTAACTCAGGCAACAGTTTCAAGAGATATTAAAGAACTTAAACTTATAAAGGTCCATTCGGATAAGAAAGGCAATAAATACAGTCACGTATCTAACGAAATTTCAAAAAACAATAATAACAGCAGTGCAAAACTTTATACGATTATCTCCGAAGCAGTTTCCAGTATAGATTACGCTAACAATATTGTTATAATAAGAACTTTACAGGGGATGGCACAAGGTGTTGCGTTTGCTATTGATAACCTTCAAAAAGAAGGTGTAATGGGTACAATTGCAGGTGATGACACTATAATGATTGTTACCAAAACTGAGGATAATGCAAAAAAATTAGTTTCTAAAATAAAGAATATATAG
- a CDS encoding 4Fe-4S dicluster domain-containing protein has protein sequence MAKIIINEELCKGCGLCTTACPKNLLVLSKDKLNSKGYHPAMMTDESKCISCAFCATMCPDVVIEVRKD, from the coding sequence ATGGCAAAAATTATTATCAATGAAGAATTGTGTAAAGGCTGTGGACTTTGCACAACGGCATGCCCTAAAAATTTATTGGTGCTGTCGAAAGATAAACTTAACAGTAAAGGTTATCACCCTGCAATGATGACGGATGAGTCAAAATGTATTTCTTGTGCATTTTGTGCTACGATGTGTCCTGATGTTGTAATTGAGGTCAGAAAGGATTGA
- a CDS encoding 2-oxoacid:ferredoxin oxidoreductase subunit gamma produces MMNHEIIIAGFGGQGVLFAGKLLVYTGMIFDKAVSWLPSYGPEMRGGTCNCHIILNDTSVGSPYVVNPTEAIILNKPSFEKFEASILPGGKLFYDSSLCDNEHKRDDIEYIGIPATTMAYDMNASKLANMIITGKVLKETGMFNLEDVFTALSKLIPPKRAEMLEINKKAIENGFNY; encoded by the coding sequence ATTATGAATCATGAAATTATTATTGCAGGATTTGGTGGTCAGGGTGTTCTTTTTGCAGGTAAATTGTTAGTATATACAGGAATGATTTTTGATAAAGCAGTATCCTGGTTACCTTCTTACGGACCTGAAATGAGAGGCGGAACATGTAACTGCCACATTATACTAAATGATACATCGGTTGGTTCTCCTTATGTTGTTAATCCAACTGAAGCAATTATACTTAATAAACCGTCTTTTGAAAAATTTGAAGCAAGTATCCTGCCGGGCGGTAAATTATTCTATGATAGTTCCTTGTGTGATAATGAACATAAAAGAGATGATATAGAATATATTGGTATCCCTGCAACAACAATGGCTTATGATATGAATGCATCGAAACTTGCAAATATGATTATTACAGGTAAAGTTTTAAAAGAAACAGGAATGTTTAATTTAGAAGATGTATTTACAGCACTATCAAAACTTATTCCGCCAAAAAGAGCAGAGATGTTAGAAATTAACAAAAAAGCAATAGAAAACGGATTCAATTATTAA